One segment of Ascidiaceihabitans donghaensis DNA contains the following:
- a CDS encoding D-alanyl-D-alanine carboxypeptidase family protein gives MLVVLPLSAMAAPYAAFVMDARTGEVLHARNADTRLHPASLTKMMTLYIAFQAIERGEISLDTKVTISKNAAAEPPSKLGLKPGQRIALRYLIRAAAVKSANDAATAIGEAISGSEARFARRMNRTAKQLGMTRTTFKNAHGLTQSGHLSTARDMSTMGRHVLYDFPQYYNLFSRKTADAGVRTVAHTNRRFLSSYRGADGIKTGYTRAAGFNLVSSAQRGNERIIATVFGGKSTASRNAKIAELMDLGFRRAPSNAPVRKPAAPAYIADNGQKPKGAGKTIRVSGSVKKSLRPKSRPGAAEAPVLLAAAVTTTEILPDDIQNALQIAQQSVAAPKPAPAAKVVTTRPNARPANLVLARAIPEPEVVTRLSTSGGRHWGINVGRYTSRYKAEKVLLKTALAEMSTLDGTLRKVVRRPQGFDANFLGMSREQADLACRRLKSRNTTCFMVGPS, from the coding sequence ATGCTGGTGGTCTTACCGCTCAGCGCCATGGCGGCACCCTATGCGGCATTCGTTATGGATGCCCGCACAGGTGAAGTCTTGCATGCCCGAAACGCGGACACGCGGTTGCATCCTGCGTCTTTGACAAAGATGATGACGCTGTACATCGCATTCCAAGCCATTGAACGTGGTGAAATCTCACTTGATACCAAAGTGACCATTTCCAAAAATGCCGCAGCTGAGCCACCCTCTAAATTGGGCCTGAAGCCCGGTCAGCGGATTGCCTTGCGGTACTTGATCCGCGCCGCTGCCGTAAAATCCGCCAACGACGCAGCCACTGCCATCGGCGAAGCCATTTCCGGATCAGAAGCGCGGTTTGCTCGCCGTATGAACCGCACCGCCAAACAACTTGGCATGACACGTACCACCTTCAAAAATGCGCACGGCCTGACCCAAAGCGGGCACTTGTCGACAGCACGTGACATGTCCACCATGGGGCGCCACGTCCTTTATGACTTCCCACAGTATTACAACCTGTTTTCCCGCAAAACAGCGGACGCCGGAGTGCGTACTGTGGCCCACACCAACCGTCGTTTCCTGTCCAGCTATCGGGGCGCGGACGGCATCAAAACCGGCTACACACGCGCCGCGGGCTTTAATCTGGTATCCTCAGCACAACGCGGCAACGAACGTATCATCGCCACCGTCTTTGGCGGTAAATCCACCGCCTCTCGCAACGCAAAAATTGCAGAGCTGATGGACTTGGGCTTTCGTCGGGCGCCATCAAACGCCCCCGTACGCAAACCTGCGGCCCCTGCCTACATTGCCGACAACGGGCAAAAGCCCAAAGGCGCGGGCAAAACCATCCGTGTCAGCGGTTCTGTGAAGAAAAGCCTGCGTCCCAAATCACGGCCCGGCGCGGCAGAAGCCCCCGTTCTTTTGGCGGCAGCGGTCACAACCACAGAGATCTTGCCGGATGACATTCAAAACGCTTTGCAAATCGCCCAACAGTCGGTCGCAGCACCTAAACCCGCGCCTGCTGCAAAGGTCGTCACCACACGCCCCAATGCGCGACCAGCAAATCTGGTGCTGGCACGTGCCATCCCCGAACCCGAAGTTGTCACGCGCCTGTCCACATCGGGGGGACGTCATTGGGGGATCAATGTAGGTCGCTACACAAGCCGCTACAAAGCCGAAAAAGTTCTGTTGAAAACCGCCCTGGCAGAGATGTCGACCTTGGACGGCACCTTGCGCAAGGTCGTGCGCCGCCCTCAGGGCTTTGACGCGAACTTTTTGGGGATGTCGCGCGAACAAGCCGATCTGGCCTGCCGACGTCTCAAATCGCGCAACACCACCTGCTTTATGGTTGGACCGTCCTAG
- a CDS encoding HAD family hydrolase, giving the protein MTHSITTIAFDADDTLWHNERFFKLTQDHFASLLADYVEGPDLMGRLLEAERRNILHYGFGIKGFVLSMIETALDITDGRVPQHVIRDLVETGKDMLAHPIELLPHAREAVEIAKVFGRVLIITKGDLLHQERKVAQSGLGDLFDGVEIVSDKVAKTYTRIFDAAGDGAARGMMIGNSMKSDVRPMIDAGGWGVFVPHDLSWDIEHAEEPTDHPRFRKIDDLGQLPDLLSDLSKTG; this is encoded by the coding sequence ATGACGCACAGCATCACGACAATTGCCTTCGACGCAGACGACACCCTGTGGCACAATGAACGGTTTTTCAAACTGACCCAAGACCACTTTGCATCGCTTTTGGCAGACTATGTCGAGGGGCCCGATCTGATGGGGCGCCTTCTGGAAGCAGAGCGGCGAAACATCCTGCACTACGGTTTCGGGATCAAGGGTTTTGTATTGTCTATGATCGAAACGGCGCTGGACATCACCGACGGGCGGGTCCCGCAACACGTTATTCGCGATCTGGTCGAGACTGGTAAAGATATGCTGGCGCACCCCATAGAATTGCTGCCACATGCCCGCGAGGCGGTGGAAATCGCCAAAGTGTTCGGGCGTGTGTTGATCATCACCAAAGGGGATTTGTTGCACCAAGAACGCAAAGTGGCACAATCGGGGCTTGGCGATTTGTTTGATGGTGTCGAAATCGTCTCTGACAAAGTGGCAAAAACATACACCCGTATTTTTGACGCAGCGGGCGATGGCGCGGCGCGGGGCATGATGATTGGCAATTCCATGAAGTCCGATGTCCGCCCGATGATCGATGCCGGGGGATGGGGGGTCTTCGTGCCGCACGACCTGTCTTGGGACATCGAGCATGCGGAGGAACCAACCGACCACCCCCGCTTTCGCAAAATCGACGACCTAGGACAACTACCGGACCTGCTATCTGACCTCAGCAAAACAGGGTGA
- the clpS gene encoding ATP-dependent Clp protease adapter ClpS, translated as MHFDATMMANSSDDDGDTSVITETKPKTKRPPLYKVMLLNDDYTPMEFVVHILERFFGLNHAQAFEIMLVVHKKGLAVVGVFSHEIAETKVGQVMDFARRHQHPLQCTMEKEE; from the coding sequence ATGCACTTTGATGCGACGATGATGGCAAATTCTTCGGATGATGATGGCGATACATCTGTCATCACCGAGACCAAGCCGAAGACCAAGCGCCCACCGCTGTATAAGGTGATGTTGCTGAACGACGACTATACGCCGATGGAGTTTGTCGTTCACATTCTGGAACGCTTCTTTGGTCTGAACCATGCCCAAGCTTTTGAAATTATGCTGGTCGTGCATAAAAAGGGGCTGGCTGTTGTAGGTGTGTTCAGCCATGAGATTGCCGAAACCAAGGTCGGTCAGGTCATGGATTTTGCGCGGCGGCATCAGCATCCACTGCAATGCACTATGGAAAAAGAAGAATAA
- a CDS encoding class I SAM-dependent methyltransferase has product MLGARLPLALHGGGGLAVPDVGRIAVFHPAEGADLGALDQRRVHIIQPSKPMYDAFDAAGYGCGVACEDRYVASIVCLPRAKAEAYALIAQAAAVTDGPVIVDGQKTDGADAVLKALRKRGDVSGPINKAHGKLYWMNTAPDLTDWAAGPALTEGGFWTAPGVFSADGVDVASAMLADALPQKLGKTVVDLGAGWGFLSAHILTRDAVDAVHLVEANHMALECAKRNVTDPRARYHWADATTWAAQDRVDAVVMNPPFHTGRAADPALGRAFIAAAARMLAPSGSLWMVANRHLPYEDSLSDHFVKIVDLGGDARFKLVHALRPKKKRS; this is encoded by the coding sequence ATGTTAGGTGCGCGTTTGCCTTTGGCCTTGCACGGGGGGGGCGGTTTGGCCGTGCCTGATGTGGGCCGTATCGCGGTGTTCCATCCCGCAGAGGGCGCGGATTTGGGCGCTTTGGATCAGCGCCGTGTGCATATTATCCAGCCTTCAAAGCCAATGTATGATGCTTTTGATGCTGCGGGATATGGCTGCGGCGTCGCGTGCGAAGACCGCTATGTGGCAAGCATTGTATGTTTGCCGCGTGCCAAGGCCGAAGCCTATGCATTGATCGCGCAGGCCGCTGCCGTCACGGATGGGCCAGTGATTGTGGACGGTCAAAAAACTGACGGTGCGGACGCGGTTTTAAAAGCTTTGCGCAAACGCGGTGATGTCAGCGGGCCCATCAACAAGGCGCACGGTAAGCTTTACTGGATGAACACGGCACCAGACCTGACCGATTGGGCGGCGGGTCCTGCGTTGACGGAGGGTGGTTTTTGGACCGCGCCGGGGGTGTTTTCCGCAGACGGTGTGGATGTGGCGTCGGCGATGCTGGCGGACGCCTTGCCGCAGAAGCTTGGGAAGACTGTTGTCGATCTTGGCGCCGGCTGGGGGTTTTTGTCGGCCCATATCCTGACACGTGATGCTGTGGATGCGGTGCATCTGGTGGAAGCCAATCACATGGCGCTGGAATGTGCGAAACGCAATGTTACGGACCCGCGTGCCCGCTATCATTGGGCAGATGCGACTACTTGGGCGGCACAAGACCGTGTGGATGCCGTTGTCATGAACCCGCCATTTCACACCGGGCGCGCAGCTGACCCTGCGTTGGGTCGTGCCTTTATTGCAGCGGCGGCGCGGATGCTTGCCCCTTCGGGCAGTCTTTGGATGGTGGCCAACCGGCATCTGCCTTATGAAGACAGCCTGTCAGATCATTTTGTGAAAATCGTTGATTTGGGCGGCGATGCACGGTTCAAATTGGTGCACGCGCTGCGCCCGAAGAAAAAACGCAGCTAA
- a CDS encoding SDR family NAD(P)-dependent oxidoreductase, whose protein sequence is MSFSIQGKTVIVTGAANGIGLSIARDFADRGANVVCADMDEARLKAELGEALDEGNMRYFAGDLRQRLTIANLISATIDAFDRVDVLVNASRQVMTTDPMDVEDDSVSVLLEQNMMTALRLTQQVAKRMIKQSDGENDRPAGAIVNLSSIAAHRSQPQLMGYSIASAAMEQMTRSMALSLAPHRIRVNAVAFGSVMSASLKSSVMEHHEWREDIEDHTPLGRIASPGELVDAVQFLCSDGSGFMTGETVTVDGGRSLLDPVAAPAH, encoded by the coding sequence ATGTCATTTAGCATTCAAGGTAAGACTGTGATCGTGACCGGGGCCGCCAATGGCATTGGCCTGTCGATTGCCCGTGATTTTGCGGATCGCGGGGCCAATGTTGTCTGTGCCGACATGGACGAAGCGCGTTTGAAGGCAGAGTTGGGCGAAGCGCTGGACGAAGGCAATATGCGCTACTTTGCCGGTGACTTGCGGCAACGACTGACCATCGCCAATCTGATTTCCGCCACCATTGACGCCTTTGATCGTGTGGATGTGCTGGTGAATGCATCCCGTCAGGTCATGACGACCGATCCCATGGATGTCGAAGACGATTCTGTGTCTGTTTTGTTAGAGCAAAACATGATGACGGCCCTGCGTTTGACCCAGCAAGTGGCCAAACGCATGATCAAGCAATCGGACGGGGAAAACGATCGGCCCGCTGGCGCCATCGTCAATCTGTCGTCTATTGCGGCGCATCGGTCCCAGCCTCAGTTGATGGGGTATTCGATTGCCTCTGCTGCAATGGAACAGATGACGCGGTCTATGGCATTGTCGCTGGCCCCGCATCGTATCCGCGTGAATGCGGTAGCCTTTGGATCGGTGATGTCGGCGTCTTTGAAGTCTTCTGTGATGGAGCATCATGAATGGCGCGAAGATATCGAAGACCACACGCCCCTTGGTCGGATTGCCAGCCCTGGCGAATTGGTGGATGCGGTGCAGTTCTTGTGCTCTGACGGGTCGGGCTTCATGACAGGCGAAACCGTCACGGTGGACGGCGGCCGCAGCCTTCTTGATCCTGTGGCAGCACCTGCACACTAA